The Mugil cephalus isolate CIBA_MC_2020 chromosome 19, CIBA_Mcephalus_1.1, whole genome shotgun sequence genome has a window encoding:
- the tmem38b gene encoding trimeric intracellular cation channel type B, whose amino-acid sequence MDLFGLLHLEELSLGLANLSMFPYFDMAHYIVSVMALREQPGAIEVSRVSPLACWFSSMLFCFGGAVLSGIMLAEPPVAPLSNSTGVLLASVIWYLVFYCPMDLVYCCAALLPLRLVLSGMKEVTRTWKVLGGVTLAQTKYKDGLLVMIAIGWARGAGGGLISNFEQLVRGVWKPETNELLRMSYPTKITLIGAVLFALQQTHYLPVQKHHLMLVYTVFTVVNKSRMMLTGSSTSPFATVESAIYKTLFAGNSPYAALTGEVKTTCFDNGATTTTTKESGENGGARQRAPTSPVKGQSSSLKAKEESEDAATSQCKKTD is encoded by the exons ATGGATTTGTTCGGGTTGCTGCATCTGGAGGAGCTGTCCCTCGGACTGGCGAACTTGTCCATGTTTCCTTATTTTGACATGGCGCACTACATCGTGTCAGTCATGGCTCTGAGGGAGCAGCCAG GAGCTATCGAGGTGTCCAGAGTCAGCCCCCTGGCCTGTTGGTTCAGCTCCATGCTCTTCTGTTTCGGCGGAGCAGTGCTGTCAGGGATCATGCTCGCCGAGCCGCCAGTAGCACCTTTGTCCAACAGCACCGGTGTTCTGCTTGCTTCAGTCATCTG GTACCTTGTGTTTTATTGCCCCATGGACCTGGTGTACTGCTGTGCTGCCCTGCTGCCCCTAAGGCTGGTGCTGTCAGGAATGAAGGAAGTGACCAGGACGTGGAAGGTCCTCGGAGGGGTCACTCTGGCACAAACCAAATACAAGGACGGCCTGCTGGTCATGATCGCCATTGGCTGGGCTAGAG GTGCTGGAGGTGGGCTGATAAGTAATTTTGAGCAGCTTGTTCGAGGTGTTTGGAAGCCAGAGACCAACGAGCTCCTCAGAATGTCTTA CCCCACGAAGATCACCCTGATCGGAGCGGTGCTGTTCGCTCTCCAGCAGACTCACTACCTGCCCGTCCAGAAGCACCACCTGATGCTCGTCTACACCGTCTTTACCGTTGTCAACAAG TCGAGGATGATGCTGACGGGCTCCTCCACCTCACCCTTCGCCACCGTTGAGTCAGCCATCTACAAGACCCTCTTCGCGGGCAACTCTCCTTACGCCGCGCTCACTGGCGAGGTGAAGACGACGTGCTTCGACAATggcgccaccaccaccaccaccaaagaGTCTGGTGAGAACGGAGGAGCACGGCAGCGCGCCCCGACGTCTCCCGTCAAAGGACAGAGCAGCTCGCTGAAAGCCAAAGAGGAGTCGGAGGACGCGGCGACGTCACAGTGCAAGAAGACAGACTAG